A genomic segment from Anticarsia gemmatalis isolate Benzon Research Colony breed Stoneville strain chromosome 14, ilAntGemm2 primary, whole genome shotgun sequence encodes:
- the LOC142978134 gene encoding putative inositol monophosphatase 3: MNFGGTLRVNKFACFSLAFILFLIIYWRTGGASYPQDKSDLVNLKSLLKAIIQATERGGKKVKEGKNHELNIKSKGKTLEGVIDPVTDADYASHCAMYYGLKNTFPKLTVVSEEHSKSDSSCESQPAIDLDKVLEDHRIVEYMNDELVYVKDVTVWIDPLDATKEYTESLYQYVTTMACVAIRGVPIIGVIHYPFHARTYWGWYTKKHSSNIPTVEHKEEHKEHPTVVVSRSHAGKVIDIAKEAFGEKTTVTSAAGAGYKVMEVVNGTADVYLHATTIKKWDLCAGDAIIKTVRGKMTTTKGEYIDYSSDTSVKVTDGILVTRFDHDYYLSKIPKVIEAMH, from the exons ATGAATTTCGGTGGGACTTTAAGAGTGAATAAATTCGCTTGTTTCTCATTAGCCTTTATATTATTTCTGATAATTTATTGGCGTACCGGGGGCGCAAGTTATCCGCAAGACAAAAGTGATCTTGTTAACTTAAAAAGTTTATTGAAGGCGATAATTCAGGCGACTGAACGTGGTGGGAAGAAAGTAAAAGAGGGTAAAAACCATgaacttaatattaaaagtaaaggTAAGACGTTAGAAGGGGTTATTGATCCTGTAACGGACGCCGACTACGCCTCGCATTGCGCAATGTACTACGGGTTGAAAAACACGTTTCCGAAGCTCACTGTGGTATCTGAGGAGCACTCGAAGAGTGACTCGAGTTGTGAGAGCCAGCCAGCGATAGACTTAGACAAGGTACTCGAAGATCACAGGATAGTGGAGTACATGAATGATGAGCTGGTGTATGTGAAGGATGTTACTGTGTGGATAGATCCGTTAGATGCGACCAAAGAGTACACag AGTCACTATATCAATATGTGACGACGATGGCGTGCGTGGCGATCCGGGGGGTGCCGATCATCGGCGTGATCCACTACCCCTTCCACGCGCGCACCTACTGGGGCTGGTACACCAAGAAACACTCCAGCAATATACCTACTGTTGAACAT AAAGAGGAACACAAAGAGCATCCAACAGTGGTAGTATCTCGCTCTCACGCCGGCAAAGTCATAGACATTGCCAAAGAAGCGTTCGGAGAGAAGACGACCGTGACGTCAGCGGCCGGCGCCGGGTACAAGGTCATGGAGGTCGTGAACGGCACAGCTGACGTATACCTACACGctacaacaataaaaaagtggGACCTGTGTGCAGGAGACGCGATCATCAAAACAGTCCGAGGCAAAATGACCACTACTAAAGGTGAATACATCGACTATTCAAGTGATACGAGTGTTAAAGTCACGGACGGTATTCTCGTGACGAGATTCGATCACGACTATTATCTCAGTAAGATCCCCAAAGTGATTGAAGCGATGCACTAG
- the Spt-I gene encoding serine palmitoyltransferase subunit I, producing the protein MILVDMYDMAGWWTLIISLQVIAISTYFFWSKKKSKEYDPLCNGAPINWKPVPLVEHDVTVEEPPLMGKIDENVLNVSATSFLSLDKEESILEDALKSLDKYGVGSCGPRGFYGTIDVHLDLEERLAKFLEVEETCVYSYGFSTVASAIPAYAKRGDIVFVDECVWFAIQKGLDASRSTVRYFKHNNADHLEELLAEAARKKELHPRRRAFLIAEAIYFNTGEMCPLKRLVQLARKYKLRIILDESLTIGVVGKHGRGITELLDVPRDEIDLIVGSLEHSFATIGGFCAGTHFIVEHQRLSGLGYCFSASLPPMLTQAAISGLNILEAKPTIIEELNVNSKKLNKSLSQLKHFRFRGDDISPIKHVYLKKDDLTDRLKHSYLRNIANYCLEKGVAMAVAAYLRDVEVNCPEPSIRLAASRKLNDDNINLLCTLLDEAYEQVGPKPELLPVH; encoded by the exons ATGATTTTAGTGGACATGTACGACATG GCGGGATGGTGGACGCTAATAATCAGTTTACAGGTCATAGCCATATCAACCTACTTTTTCTGGAGCAAGAAGAAATCTAAGGAGTACGATCCTCTGTGTAACGGTGCTCCGATAAACTGGAAGCCTGTGCCTTTAGTAGAGCATGATGTGACGGTGGAAGAACCTCCTTTGATGGGTAAAATTGACGAAAATGTGTTGAACGTGAGTGCTACAAGTTTCCTTAGCTTGGACAAAGAGGAATCTATTCTTGAAGATGCTTTGAAGTCTCTTGACAAGTATGGCGTGGGTTCTTGTGGACCTAGAGGGTTTTATGGAACTATAGACGTGCACTTGGACTTGGAAGAGCGTCTGGCGAAGTTCCTGGAGGTGGAGGAGACTTGTGTTTACTCTTATGGGTTCTCTACTGTTGCCAGTGCTATACCTGCTTATGCTAAGAGAGGAGATATTGTCTTTGT TGATGAATGTGTCTGGTTTGCTATCCAGAAAGGCTTAGATGCCTCTCGCAGCACAGTCCGTTACTTCAAACACAACAATGCTGATCATCTTGAGGAGTTGTTGGCTGAAGCTGCCAGGAAGAAGGAGCTGCACCCTCGGAGAAGGGCTTTCTTGATTGCTGAAGCCATTTACTTCAATACCGGTGAAATGTGCCCCTTGAAACGGTTGGTCCAATTGGCCAGGAAGTACAAATTGAGGATTATTCTAGATGAGAGTTTGACTATTGGG GTTGTAGGCAAGCATGGTCGAGGTATCACGGAGCTACTAGACGTTCCTCGCGACGAGATCGATCTTATTGTCGGCTCTCTAGAACACTCGTTTGCAACTATTGGCGGTTTCTGCGCTGGCACGCATTTTATTGTAGAACATCAGAGACTTTCTGGACTTG gaTACTGTTTCAGTGCTTCGCTACCTCCAATGTTGACTCAGGCCGCCATCTCAGGACTGAACATCTTAGAAGCAAAGCCTACAATTATAGAAGAACTTAATGTTAACTCTAAGAAACTCAACAA aTCCCTATCTCAACTAAAGCACTTCAGATTCCGGGGCGATGACATCTCTCCAATCAAGCACGTATACCTCAAGAAGGACGATCTCACAGACAGACTAAAACACTCCTACCTCCGCAACATTGCCAACTATTGCCTAGAGAAAGGCGTCGCTATGGCCGTCGCAGCGTACTTACGTGACGTAGAAGTCAACTGCCCTGAACCTTCCATTAGACTAGCCGCTAGCAGAAAACTAAACGACGACAATATTAATCTACTCTGTACTCTTTTAGACGAGGCTTACGAACAAGTAGGACCTAAGCCTGAGCTGCTGCcggtacattaa
- the ATPsynD gene encoding ATP synthase, subunit D — translation MAKRIAQSSVNWAALAERVPAEQKVNLAAFKIRSDTYLRRVLANPPEPPKINWSVYKNAVPVAGMVDNFQKQYEALKIPYPSDTQSSQVDAQWAEVKKAIEAFVSQSNTNIANLEKQIAEIKSLLPYDQMTMEDFRDAYPEEALDPLNKPTFWPHTADEQLDYVDPDKPAHSGH, via the exons ATGGCGAAAAGGATCGCGCAAAGCTCCGTAAACTGGGCCGCCCTGGCCGAGAGGGTCCCGGCCGAGCAGAAGGTGAACCTCGCTGCTTTCAAAATCAGATCCGACACTTACCTCCGAAG GGTGTTGGCTAACCCCCCTGAGCCACCAAAGATCAACTGGTCTGTATACAAGAATGCCGTTCCTGTGGCGGGTATGGTTGACAACTTCCAGAAGCAGTACGAGGCATTGAAGATCCCGTACCCATCAGACACTCAGTCGTCTCAGGTTGATGCCCAGTGGGCTGAGGTCAAGAAGGCTATCGAAGCTTTCGTCAGTCAATCGAACACCAACATTGCTAA CCTCGAGAAACAAATTGCTGAGATCAAGTCTCTGCTGCCTTATGACCAGATGACCATGGAAGACTTCCGCGATGCCTATCCCGAGGAGGCCCTCGACCCGCTCAACAAGCCCACATTCTGGCCCCACACTGCTGATGAGCAGCTCGACTATGTCGACCCTGACAAGCCCGCCCACTCTGGCcattaa
- the LOC142978501 gene encoding uncharacterized protein LOC142978501 isoform X1, which yields MYDDRRGGRGGGRGGSRGGRGGGRGGSRGGRSSDRSQERGSSRFGSGRGGRDGGRGSRDGGRGFGGRGGRDDFRGGNFKNDQPGGNLRKVRWDTITLTPFQKNFYVPHPNVQMRNQTEVEAYRSQHQITVKGRDVPSPSMYFEEGGFPDYAMKEILKQGFPHPTPIQAQGWPIALSGRDLVGIAQTGSGKTLAYILPAIVHIINQPRLLRDEGPIVLVLAPTRELAQQIQQALISMNGIAAEMTDNPSDLDIVANDFGQSVQVRNTCIFGGAPKGPQGRCLERGVEIVIATPGRLIDFLEKETTNLRRCTYLVLDEADRMLDMGFEPQIRKIIEQIRPDRQVLMWSATWPKEVQNLAEEFLHDYIQINIGSLSLSANHNILQIVDVCEEWEKNEKLITLLSEISSEEETKTIIFAETKRRVDEITKAINRAGWRALSIHGDKNQQDRDYVLNQFRLSKGGILVATDVAARGLDVEDVKFVINYDYPNNSEDYVHRIGRTGRSHNTGTAYTLFTPNNSAKAKDLMLVLQEANQVINPKLMELAQCGVGFKGKFGRNRYRDRDESSGRFGDRGRGRGRDSRGRDGPRGRGGRFGGERSSRWDDSNNDFENQSSFGNRSSFGNRDNGSSREGSFRQDNGFRGRGRGRGGGMDGQGYGNQGFNNQSQGFNNQSQGFNNQAPGFAVPPPTSYYNMYAQPPPPPASKFGAK from the exons AT GTATGACGACAGGCGTGGTGGTCGTGGAGGTGGACGCGGTGGATCCCGTGGTGGCCGTGGAGGCGGCAGGGGCGGTTCGCGAGGAGGTCGATCTAGTGATAGGTCACAAGAGCGAGGCAGCAGCCGCTTTGGCAGTGGCCGCGGAGGCCGTGATGGAGGGCGAGGAAGCCGGGACGGTGGTAGAGGCTTCGGAGGTCGTGGTGGCCGAGACGATTTTCGAGGGGGCAACTTTAAAAATGATCAACCAGGCGGTAACCTAAGGAAAGTCCGCTGGGACACAATTACATTGACGCCGTTCCAGAAAAACTTTTATGTGCCGCATCCAAACGTTCAAATGCGTAATCAGACTGAAGTAGAAGCATACCGCAGTCAACATCAGATCACAGTGAAAGGGCGTGACGTTCCTTCACCGAGCATGTACTTCGAAGAAGGTGGCTTCCCCGACTATGCCATGAAGGAGATATTAAAGCAAGGTTTCCCACACCCAACTCCTATTCAAGCTCAGGGCTGGCCCATAGCTCTTTCAGGGAGAGATTTAGTGGGAATCGCCCAGACAGGTTCTGGGAAGACACTTGCCTACATCCTGCCTGCCATTGTCCACATAATCAACCAACCAAGGTTATTGAGAGACGAGGGCCCTATAGTGCTAGTACTGGCTCCTACCAGAGAGCTCGCTCAACAGATTCAACAG GCGTTGATCTCAATGAATGGAATCGCTGCGGAGATGACCGACAATCCGAGCGACTTGGACata GTTGCCAATGACTTTGGTCAGAGCGTACAAGTGCGCAACACATGTATATTCGGTGGAGCACCCAAGGGACCGCAAGGCAGGTGTTTGGAAAGAGGAGTTGAAATTGTCATTGCTACTCCTGGCCGACTTATTGATTTCTTAGAGAAAG aaacaaCAAATCTCCGTCGCTGCACATACCTAGTACTGGACGAGGCTGATAGGATGCTTGACATGGGCTTCGAGCCACAGATCCGGAAGATTATCGAGCAGATCCGACCTGACAGACAG GTCCTCATGTGGTCAGCAACATGGCCCAAAGAAGTTCAGAACTTGGCAGAAGAGTTTCTGCATGACTACATTCAGATCAACATCGGCTCCCTGTCTCTATCAGCCAACCACAACATCCTGCAGATAGTGGACGTGTGTGAAGAGTGGGAGAAGAATGAGAAGCTCATCACTTTGCTGTCTGAGATATCCTCGGAGGAAGAAACTAAGACTATTATATTTGCTGAGACTAAGAGAAGG gtGGATGAAATAACAAAAGCGATCAACCGCGCCGGGTGGCGAGCCTTGTCCATCCACGGCGACAAGAACCAGCAGGACCGCGACTACGTTCTGAACCAGTTCCGCTTGTCCAAGGGCGGCATACTCGTCGCCACAGACGTAGCGGCCCGCGGCCTTG ACGTGGAGGACGTGAAGTTTGTGATAAACTATGACTACCCCAACAACTCGGAGGACTATGTGCACCGCATCGGACGGACCGGCCGCTCGCACAACACCGGCACTGCTTATACTCTGTTCACGCCTAACAACTCCGCCAAG GCCAAAGATTTGATGTTAGTGCTTCAGGAAGCCAATCAGGTGATCAACCCTAAACTGATGGAGCTGGCGCAGTGTGGCGTGGGATTCAAGGGGAAGTTCG GTCGTAACCGCTACCGCGACCGTGACGAGAGCTCGGGTCGCTTCGGAGACCGCGGCCGAGGACGGGGACGTGACAGCCGCGGACGAGACGGACCTCGCGGCCGAGGCGGACGGTTCGGAGGGGAGAGGA GTTCAAGGTGGGACGACTCTAACAACGATTTCGAAAATCAAAGCTCATTCGGCAATAGATCTAGCTTTGGTAACCGGGACAACGGCTCATCCCGGGAAGGTTCCTTCAGACAAGATAACGGGTTCCGAGGGCGCGGCCGAGGCCGGGGCGGCGGCATGGACGGCCAAGGTTACGGCAACCAGGGGTTCAACAACCAAAGCCAAGGGTTCAATAACCAGAGCCAAGGTTTCAACAACCAGGCGCCAGGGTTCGCGGTCCCTCCCCCCACCAGTTACTACAACATGTACGCGCAACCACCTCCCCCTCCCGCCAGCAAGTTCGGCGCTAAATAG
- the LOC142978377 gene encoding tektin-B1-like, with product MDASVPVFEKPHPQISVLDWTRNIQRLQNEARLRRFESYELRQRANQLRNETSVTTRWDNYVNTELLRDRIFEVHSWREKQRFTRECVKDEIRALKEEKHATELHLESLQVPLMVIASCLSNRDQRVPPELTRDQLGEELKKELHIAENSKRVLTDVCHMGWEKIKELQNVLCRLEREIKNKDETLDLEYHVKDLTRESSDISYKLDPTRVPTESMTEESYVHCIENTIKIAEQLMAESKNLRETMFKSRETARNQMHAQCQHVELVMRRRVFDIQRARNEMEWQKYKLEQNLAKVDKEIESLRAAVHDKLNPTKCVETRLEMRTRRPVLERVQDKPMRGLIEEFERVHTSHNLLEKKLEDALTTYHGMYNHHQRVTKDLQYKNQALETDRRLVEIRKPLHAPDETEFKRNVGYCHMSDELVPM from the exons ATGGATGCTTCCGTGCCCGTTTTTGAGAAGCCTCATCCACAAATATCAGTGTTAGACTGGACCAGAAACATTCAGAGGCTGCAAAATGAGGCTAGGCTCCGTCGCTTTGAATCTTATGAACTAAGACAAAGGGCGAATCAACTGCGGAATGAAACTTCAGTCACAACAAGATGGGATAATTACGTTAACACAGAGCTCTTGAGAGATAG GATTTTCGAAGTCCATTCATGGCGCGAGAAACAACGGTTCACTCGGGAGTGTGTGAAGGATGAAATAAGAGCTCTCAAGGAGGAGAAGCATGCCACGGAACTGCACTTGGAATCGCTTCAAGTGCCTTTAATGGTGATAGCGTCATGTCTCTCTAATAGAGACCAGAGAGTGCCACCAGAGTTGACCAGGGACCAGCTGGGAGAGGAACTGAAAAAG GAGCTCCATATAGCAGAGAACAGCAAACGCGTCCTCACCGACGTGTGTCACATGGGCTGGGAGAAGATCAAAGAATTGCAGAACGTGCTGTGTCGTCTAGAGCGAGAGATCAAGAACAAGGACGAGACCCTCGACTTGGAGTATCACGTCAAAGATCTTACCAGGGAGAGCTCGGATATCAGCTACAAATTGGACCCTACCAGGGTACCCACCGA ATCCATGACAGAAGAGAGCTACGTCCACTGCATCGAGAACACAATAAAAATCGCTGAGCAACTGATGGCAGAGTCTAAGAATCTTCGGGAGACCATGTTCAAGAGCAGGGAGACAGCCAGGAATCAGATGCACGCGCAGTGCCAACATGTGGAGCTGGTCATGAGGAGGAGGGTGTTTGATATACAGCGAGCGAGGAATGAGATGGAGTGGCAGAAATATAAG TTGGAACAAAATCTAGCCAAAGTAGACAAAGAGATAGAGAGTTTGAGAGCTGCTGTTCATGACAAGTTGAACCCAACCAAGTGTGTCGAGACACGCCTCGAAATGAGGACCAGACGTCCAGTGCTTGAGAGAGTTCAG GATAAACCAATGAGAGGTCTCATAGAAGAATTTGAAAGAGTCCACACCAGTCATAACTTGCTAGAGAAGAAACTGGAAGATGCGCT GACTACTTACCACGGGATGTACAACCACCATCAACGCGTGACCAAAGACCTTCAGTATAAGAACCAAGCTTTGGAGACGGATAGACGGCTGGTGGAAATACGGAAACCATTGCACGCTCCCGATGAGACAGAATTCAAGAGGAATGTCGGCTATTGTCATATGAGTGACGAATTAGTTCCCATGTAA
- the LOC142978501 gene encoding uncharacterized protein LOC142978501 isoform X2, whose translation MYDDRRGGRGGGRGGSRGGRGGGRGGSRGGRSSDRSQERGSSRFGSGRGGRDGGRGSRDGGRGFGGRGGRDDFRGGNFKNDQPGGNLRKVRWDTITLTPFQKNFYVPHPNVQMRNQTEVEAYRSQHQITVKGRDVPSPSMYFEEGGFPDYAMKEILKQGFPHPTPIQAQGWPIALSGRDLVGIAQTGSGKTLAYILPAIVHIINQPRLLRDEGPIVLVLAPTRELAQQIQQVANDFGQSVQVRNTCIFGGAPKGPQGRCLERGVEIVIATPGRLIDFLEKETTNLRRCTYLVLDEADRMLDMGFEPQIRKIIEQIRPDRQVLMWSATWPKEVQNLAEEFLHDYIQINIGSLSLSANHNILQIVDVCEEWEKNEKLITLLSEISSEEETKTIIFAETKRRVDEITKAINRAGWRALSIHGDKNQQDRDYVLNQFRLSKGGILVATDVAARGLDVEDVKFVINYDYPNNSEDYVHRIGRTGRSHNTGTAYTLFTPNNSAKAKDLMLVLQEANQVINPKLMELAQCGVGFKGKFGRNRYRDRDESSGRFGDRGRGRGRDSRGRDGPRGRGGRFGGERSSRWDDSNNDFENQSSFGNRSSFGNRDNGSSREGSFRQDNGFRGRGRGRGGGMDGQGYGNQGFNNQSQGFNNQSQGFNNQAPGFAVPPPTSYYNMYAQPPPPPASKFGAK comes from the exons AT GTATGACGACAGGCGTGGTGGTCGTGGAGGTGGACGCGGTGGATCCCGTGGTGGCCGTGGAGGCGGCAGGGGCGGTTCGCGAGGAGGTCGATCTAGTGATAGGTCACAAGAGCGAGGCAGCAGCCGCTTTGGCAGTGGCCGCGGAGGCCGTGATGGAGGGCGAGGAAGCCGGGACGGTGGTAGAGGCTTCGGAGGTCGTGGTGGCCGAGACGATTTTCGAGGGGGCAACTTTAAAAATGATCAACCAGGCGGTAACCTAAGGAAAGTCCGCTGGGACACAATTACATTGACGCCGTTCCAGAAAAACTTTTATGTGCCGCATCCAAACGTTCAAATGCGTAATCAGACTGAAGTAGAAGCATACCGCAGTCAACATCAGATCACAGTGAAAGGGCGTGACGTTCCTTCACCGAGCATGTACTTCGAAGAAGGTGGCTTCCCCGACTATGCCATGAAGGAGATATTAAAGCAAGGTTTCCCACACCCAACTCCTATTCAAGCTCAGGGCTGGCCCATAGCTCTTTCAGGGAGAGATTTAGTGGGAATCGCCCAGACAGGTTCTGGGAAGACACTTGCCTACATCCTGCCTGCCATTGTCCACATAATCAACCAACCAAGGTTATTGAGAGACGAGGGCCCTATAGTGCTAGTACTGGCTCCTACCAGAGAGCTCGCTCAACAGATTCAACAG GTTGCCAATGACTTTGGTCAGAGCGTACAAGTGCGCAACACATGTATATTCGGTGGAGCACCCAAGGGACCGCAAGGCAGGTGTTTGGAAAGAGGAGTTGAAATTGTCATTGCTACTCCTGGCCGACTTATTGATTTCTTAGAGAAAG aaacaaCAAATCTCCGTCGCTGCACATACCTAGTACTGGACGAGGCTGATAGGATGCTTGACATGGGCTTCGAGCCACAGATCCGGAAGATTATCGAGCAGATCCGACCTGACAGACAG GTCCTCATGTGGTCAGCAACATGGCCCAAAGAAGTTCAGAACTTGGCAGAAGAGTTTCTGCATGACTACATTCAGATCAACATCGGCTCCCTGTCTCTATCAGCCAACCACAACATCCTGCAGATAGTGGACGTGTGTGAAGAGTGGGAGAAGAATGAGAAGCTCATCACTTTGCTGTCTGAGATATCCTCGGAGGAAGAAACTAAGACTATTATATTTGCTGAGACTAAGAGAAGG gtGGATGAAATAACAAAAGCGATCAACCGCGCCGGGTGGCGAGCCTTGTCCATCCACGGCGACAAGAACCAGCAGGACCGCGACTACGTTCTGAACCAGTTCCGCTTGTCCAAGGGCGGCATACTCGTCGCCACAGACGTAGCGGCCCGCGGCCTTG ACGTGGAGGACGTGAAGTTTGTGATAAACTATGACTACCCCAACAACTCGGAGGACTATGTGCACCGCATCGGACGGACCGGCCGCTCGCACAACACCGGCACTGCTTATACTCTGTTCACGCCTAACAACTCCGCCAAG GCCAAAGATTTGATGTTAGTGCTTCAGGAAGCCAATCAGGTGATCAACCCTAAACTGATGGAGCTGGCGCAGTGTGGCGTGGGATTCAAGGGGAAGTTCG GTCGTAACCGCTACCGCGACCGTGACGAGAGCTCGGGTCGCTTCGGAGACCGCGGCCGAGGACGGGGACGTGACAGCCGCGGACGAGACGGACCTCGCGGCCGAGGCGGACGGTTCGGAGGGGAGAGGA GTTCAAGGTGGGACGACTCTAACAACGATTTCGAAAATCAAAGCTCATTCGGCAATAGATCTAGCTTTGGTAACCGGGACAACGGCTCATCCCGGGAAGGTTCCTTCAGACAAGATAACGGGTTCCGAGGGCGCGGCCGAGGCCGGGGCGGCGGCATGGACGGCCAAGGTTACGGCAACCAGGGGTTCAACAACCAAAGCCAAGGGTTCAATAACCAGAGCCAAGGTTTCAACAACCAGGCGCCAGGGTTCGCGGTCCCTCCCCCCACCAGTTACTACAACATGTACGCGCAACCACCTCCCCCTCCCGCCAGCAAGTTCGGCGCTAAATAG